In one Lolium rigidum isolate FL_2022 chromosome 3, APGP_CSIRO_Lrig_0.1, whole genome shotgun sequence genomic region, the following are encoded:
- the LOC124700326 gene encoding uncharacterized protein LOC124700326: protein MAARYVEMLDMGVRIAARFHSHCPQTARMYYKPPQSTSSSSAAGASTDRKASGFDHEAAAAAAFRPFAATSQAGLSAGMQSGFGFDTAQVLIYEVV, encoded by the coding sequence ATGGCGGCCCGGTACGTGGAGATGCTGGACATGGGCGTGCGCATCGCCGCCAGGTTCCACTCCCACTGCCCGCAGACCGCGCGCATGTACTACAAGCCGCCGcagtccacctcctcctcctcggccgcggGCGCCTCCACGGATCGGAAGGCCTCTGGCTTCGACCACGAGGCTGCGGCCGCCGCTGCCTTCCGGCCCTTCGCCGCCACGTCGCAGGCGGGGCTCAGCGCCGGCATGCAATCTGGTTTCGGCTTTGACACCGCGCAGGTCCTCATCTACGAGGTCGTATGA